A stretch of the Manis pentadactyla isolate mManPen7 chromosome 16, mManPen7.hap1, whole genome shotgun sequence genome encodes the following:
- the LOC118913441 gene encoding histone H4, translating to MSGRGKGGKGLGKGGAKRHRKVLRDNIQGITKPAIRRLARRGGVKRISGLIYEETRGVLKVFLENVIRDAVTYTEHAKRKTVTAMDVVYALKRQGRTLYGFGG from the coding sequence ATGTCTGGTCGTGGAAAAGGAGGGAAGGGCCTAGGGAAAGGGGGCGCTAAGCGCCATCGTAAGGTTTTAAGAGATAATATTCAAGGTATCACTAAACCGGCAATAAGGCGTTTGGCCCGCCGCGGTGGCGTCAAAAGAATCTCCGGCCTCATTTACGAGGAGACTCGTGGGGTGCTGAAGGTGTTCCTGGAGAACGTGATCCGTGACGCCGTCACCTACACCGAACACGCCAAGCGCAAAACGGTTACAGCCATGGATGTCGTCTACGCGCTCAAGCGCCAAGGACGCACTCTCTATGGCTTCGGCGGTTGA
- the HFE gene encoding hereditary hemochromatosis protein isoform X3 yields the protein MGLQAPPALLLLIFLRTVATLGPAPRECGGCGRGGVRKPKLAFLAIGAGEGSHSLHYLFMGASQPDLGLPLFEALGYVDDQLFVSYDHKSRRAEPRGQWDWGGAASPLWLQLSQSLKGWDHMFIVDFWTIMDNHNHSKESHTLQVILGCEMQEDNSTGGFWKYGYDGQNHLEFCPETLDWKAAEPRALATKLEWEVNKIRAKQNRAYLQKDCPEHLQQLLELGRGILDQQVPPLVKVTHHMASAVTTLRCQALNFYPPNITMRWLKDRQPLDAKDIEHKDMLPNGDGTYQSWMALAVPPGEEHRYTCLVEHPGLDQPCTITWEPSPSGTLVIGVISGIAVCVIIFLIGILLRIFRKRQASRGATGDYVLAECE from the exons ATGGGACTGCAAGCCCCGCCCGCGCTTCTCCTGCTGATCTTCCTACGGACCGTGGCCACTCTGGGACCAGCGCCGCGTGAGTGCGGTGGCTGCGGGCGCGGCGGGGTTAGAAAACCGAAACTAGCTTTCTTAGCGATTGGAGCTGGCGAAG GGTCACACTCTCTGCACTACCTCTTCATGGGCGCCTCACAGCCGGACCTGGGGCTTCCCCTCTTCGAGGCCTTGGGCTACGTGGACGACCAGCTGTTTGTGTCCTACGATCACAAGAGTCGCAGAGCAGAGCCCCGAGGCCAATGGGACTGGGGTGGGGCCGCCAGCCCACTTTGGCTGCAGCTGAGTCAGAGCCTGAAAGGGTGGGACCACATGTTCATCGTCGACTTCTGGACCATCATGGACAACCACAACCACAGCAAGG AGTCTCACACCCTGCAGGTGATCCTGGGTTGTGAAATGCAAGAGGACAACAGCACCGGTGGGTTCTGGAAGTATGGGTACGATGGGCAGAACCATCTTGAATTCTGCCCTGAGACACTGGACTGGAAAGCAGCAGAGCCCAGGGCATTGGCCACCAAGCTGGAATGGGAAGTGAACAAGATACGGGCCAAGCAGAACAGGGCCTACCTCCAGAAGGACTGCCCCGAGCACCTGCAGCAGTTgctggagctggggagagggattCTGGACCAGCAAG TGCCTCCTTTGGTGAAGGTGACTCATCACATGGCCTCTGCAGTGACCACTCTCCGGTGTCAGGCTCTGAACTTCTACCCGCCAAACATCACCATGAGGTGGTTGAAGGACAGGCAGCCATTGGATGCCAAGGACATCGAGCATAAGGACATGCTGCCCAATGGGGATGGGACCTACCAGAGCTGGATGGCTTTGGCTGTGCCCCCTGGGGAAGAGCACAGATACACCTGCCTGGTGGAGCACCCAGGCCTGGATCAGCCCTGCACTATTACGTGGG AGCCCTCGCCATCTGGCACCCTCGTCATTGGAGTCATCAGTGGGATTGCTGTTTGTGTCATCATCTTCCTTATTGGAATTCTGCTCAGAATCTTTAGGAAACGGCAGGCTTCGA GAGGAGCCACAGGGGACTACGTTTTAGCTGAATGTGAATGA
- the HFE gene encoding hereditary hemochromatosis protein isoform X1, giving the protein MGLQAPPALLLLIFLRTVATLGPAPRECGGCGRGGVRKPKLAFLAIGAGEGSHSLHYLFMGASQPDLGLPLFEALGYVDDQLFVSYDHKSRRAEPRGQWDWGGAASPLWLQLSQSLKGWDHMFIVDFWTIMDNHNHSKVTKLGVLPESHTLQVILGCEMQEDNSTGGFWKYGYDGQNHLEFCPETLDWKAAEPRALATKLEWEVNKIRAKQNRAYLQKDCPEHLQQLLELGRGILDQQVPPLVKVTHHMASAVTTLRCQALNFYPPNITMRWLKDRQPLDAKDIEHKDMLPNGDGTYQSWMALAVPPGEEHRYTCLVEHPGLDQPCTITWEPSPSGTLVIGVISGIAVCVIIFLIGILLRIFRKRQASRGATGDYVLAECE; this is encoded by the exons ATGGGACTGCAAGCCCCGCCCGCGCTTCTCCTGCTGATCTTCCTACGGACCGTGGCCACTCTGGGACCAGCGCCGCGTGAGTGCGGTGGCTGCGGGCGCGGCGGGGTTAGAAAACCGAAACTAGCTTTCTTAGCGATTGGAGCTGGCGAAG GGTCACACTCTCTGCACTACCTCTTCATGGGCGCCTCACAGCCGGACCTGGGGCTTCCCCTCTTCGAGGCCTTGGGCTACGTGGACGACCAGCTGTTTGTGTCCTACGATCACAAGAGTCGCAGAGCAGAGCCCCGAGGCCAATGGGACTGGGGTGGGGCCGCCAGCCCACTTTGGCTGCAGCTGAGTCAGAGCCTGAAAGGGTGGGACCACATGTTCATCGTCGACTTCTGGACCATCATGGACAACCACAACCACAGCAAGG TAACAAAGCTGGGGGTGTTGCCAGAGTCTCACACCCTGCAGGTGATCCTGGGTTGTGAAATGCAAGAGGACAACAGCACCGGTGGGTTCTGGAAGTATGGGTACGATGGGCAGAACCATCTTGAATTCTGCCCTGAGACACTGGACTGGAAAGCAGCAGAGCCCAGGGCATTGGCCACCAAGCTGGAATGGGAAGTGAACAAGATACGGGCCAAGCAGAACAGGGCCTACCTCCAGAAGGACTGCCCCGAGCACCTGCAGCAGTTgctggagctggggagagggattCTGGACCAGCAAG TGCCTCCTTTGGTGAAGGTGACTCATCACATGGCCTCTGCAGTGACCACTCTCCGGTGTCAGGCTCTGAACTTCTACCCGCCAAACATCACCATGAGGTGGTTGAAGGACAGGCAGCCATTGGATGCCAAGGACATCGAGCATAAGGACATGCTGCCCAATGGGGATGGGACCTACCAGAGCTGGATGGCTTTGGCTGTGCCCCCTGGGGAAGAGCACAGATACACCTGCCTGGTGGAGCACCCAGGCCTGGATCAGCCCTGCACTATTACGTGGG AGCCCTCGCCATCTGGCACCCTCGTCATTGGAGTCATCAGTGGGATTGCTGTTTGTGTCATCATCTTCCTTATTGGAATTCTGCTCAGAATCTTTAGGAAACGGCAGGCTTCGA GAGGAGCCACAGGGGACTACGTTTTAGCTGAATGTGAATGA
- the HFE gene encoding hereditary hemochromatosis protein isoform X5 gives MGLQAPPALLLLIFLRTVATLGPAPRSHSLHYLFMGASQPDLGLPLFEALGYVDDQLFVSYDHKSRRAEPRGQWDWGGAASPLWLQLSQSLKGWDHMFIVDFWTIMDNHNHSKVTKLGVLPESHTLQVILGCEMQEDNSTGGFWKYGYDGQNHLEFCPETLDWKAAEPRALATKLEWEVNKIRAKQNRAYLQKDCPEHLQQLLELGRGILDQQVPPLVKVTHHMASAVTTLRCQALNFYPPNITMRWLKDRQPLDAKDIEHKDMLPNGDGTYQSWMALAVPPGEEHRYTCLVEHPGLDQPCTITWEPSPSGTLVIGVISGIAVCVIIFLIGILLRIFRKRQASRGATGDYVLAECE, from the exons ATGGGACTGCAAGCCCCGCCCGCGCTTCTCCTGCTGATCTTCCTACGGACCGTGGCCACTCTGGGACCAGCGCCGC GGTCACACTCTCTGCACTACCTCTTCATGGGCGCCTCACAGCCGGACCTGGGGCTTCCCCTCTTCGAGGCCTTGGGCTACGTGGACGACCAGCTGTTTGTGTCCTACGATCACAAGAGTCGCAGAGCAGAGCCCCGAGGCCAATGGGACTGGGGTGGGGCCGCCAGCCCACTTTGGCTGCAGCTGAGTCAGAGCCTGAAAGGGTGGGACCACATGTTCATCGTCGACTTCTGGACCATCATGGACAACCACAACCACAGCAAGG TAACAAAGCTGGGGGTGTTGCCAGAGTCTCACACCCTGCAGGTGATCCTGGGTTGTGAAATGCAAGAGGACAACAGCACCGGTGGGTTCTGGAAGTATGGGTACGATGGGCAGAACCATCTTGAATTCTGCCCTGAGACACTGGACTGGAAAGCAGCAGAGCCCAGGGCATTGGCCACCAAGCTGGAATGGGAAGTGAACAAGATACGGGCCAAGCAGAACAGGGCCTACCTCCAGAAGGACTGCCCCGAGCACCTGCAGCAGTTgctggagctggggagagggattCTGGACCAGCAAG TGCCTCCTTTGGTGAAGGTGACTCATCACATGGCCTCTGCAGTGACCACTCTCCGGTGTCAGGCTCTGAACTTCTACCCGCCAAACATCACCATGAGGTGGTTGAAGGACAGGCAGCCATTGGATGCCAAGGACATCGAGCATAAGGACATGCTGCCCAATGGGGATGGGACCTACCAGAGCTGGATGGCTTTGGCTGTGCCCCCTGGGGAAGAGCACAGATACACCTGCCTGGTGGAGCACCCAGGCCTGGATCAGCCCTGCACTATTACGTGGG AGCCCTCGCCATCTGGCACCCTCGTCATTGGAGTCATCAGTGGGATTGCTGTTTGTGTCATCATCTTCCTTATTGGAATTCTGCTCAGAATCTTTAGGAAACGGCAGGCTTCGA GAGGAGCCACAGGGGACTACGTTTTAGCTGAATGTGAATGA
- the HFE gene encoding hereditary hemochromatosis protein isoform X6, translating into MGLQAPPALLLLIFLRTVATLGPAPRSHSLHYLFMGASQPDLGLPLFEALGYVDDQLFVSYDHKSRRAEPRGQWDWGGAASPLWLQLSQSLKGWDHMFIVDFWTIMDNHNHSKESHTLQVILGCEMQEDNSTGGFWKYGYDGQNHLEFCPETLDWKAAEPRALATKLEWEVNKIRAKQNRAYLQKDCPEHLQQLLELGRGILDQQVPPLVKVTHHMASAVTTLRCQALNFYPPNITMRWLKDRQPLDAKDIEHKDMLPNGDGTYQSWMALAVPPGEEHRYTCLVEHPGLDQPCTITWEPSPSGTLVIGVISGIAVCVIIFLIGILLRIFRKRQASRGATGDYVLAECE; encoded by the exons ATGGGACTGCAAGCCCCGCCCGCGCTTCTCCTGCTGATCTTCCTACGGACCGTGGCCACTCTGGGACCAGCGCCGC GGTCACACTCTCTGCACTACCTCTTCATGGGCGCCTCACAGCCGGACCTGGGGCTTCCCCTCTTCGAGGCCTTGGGCTACGTGGACGACCAGCTGTTTGTGTCCTACGATCACAAGAGTCGCAGAGCAGAGCCCCGAGGCCAATGGGACTGGGGTGGGGCCGCCAGCCCACTTTGGCTGCAGCTGAGTCAGAGCCTGAAAGGGTGGGACCACATGTTCATCGTCGACTTCTGGACCATCATGGACAACCACAACCACAGCAAGG AGTCTCACACCCTGCAGGTGATCCTGGGTTGTGAAATGCAAGAGGACAACAGCACCGGTGGGTTCTGGAAGTATGGGTACGATGGGCAGAACCATCTTGAATTCTGCCCTGAGACACTGGACTGGAAAGCAGCAGAGCCCAGGGCATTGGCCACCAAGCTGGAATGGGAAGTGAACAAGATACGGGCCAAGCAGAACAGGGCCTACCTCCAGAAGGACTGCCCCGAGCACCTGCAGCAGTTgctggagctggggagagggattCTGGACCAGCAAG TGCCTCCTTTGGTGAAGGTGACTCATCACATGGCCTCTGCAGTGACCACTCTCCGGTGTCAGGCTCTGAACTTCTACCCGCCAAACATCACCATGAGGTGGTTGAAGGACAGGCAGCCATTGGATGCCAAGGACATCGAGCATAAGGACATGCTGCCCAATGGGGATGGGACCTACCAGAGCTGGATGGCTTTGGCTGTGCCCCCTGGGGAAGAGCACAGATACACCTGCCTGGTGGAGCACCCAGGCCTGGATCAGCCCTGCACTATTACGTGGG AGCCCTCGCCATCTGGCACCCTCGTCATTGGAGTCATCAGTGGGATTGCTGTTTGTGTCATCATCTTCCTTATTGGAATTCTGCTCAGAATCTTTAGGAAACGGCAGGCTTCGA GAGGAGCCACAGGGGACTACGTTTTAGCTGAATGTGAATGA
- the HFE gene encoding hereditary hemochromatosis protein isoform X8, which translates to MGLQAPPALLLLIFLRTVATLGPAPRSHSLHYLFMGASQPDLGLPLFEALGYVDDQLFVSYDHKSRRAEPRGQWDWGGAASPLWLQLSQSLKGWDHMFIVDFWTIMDNHNHSKESHTLQVILGCEMQEDNSTGGFWKYGYDGQNHLEFCPETLDWKAAEPRALATKLEWEVNKIRAKQNRAYLQKDCPEHLQQLLELGRGILDQQVTTLRCQALNFYPPNITMRWLKDRQPLDAKDIEHKDMLPNGDGTYQSWMALAVPPGEEHRYTCLVEHPGLDQPCTITWEPSPSGTLVIGVISGIAVCVIIFLIGILLRIFRKRQASRGATGDYVLAECE; encoded by the exons ATGGGACTGCAAGCCCCGCCCGCGCTTCTCCTGCTGATCTTCCTACGGACCGTGGCCACTCTGGGACCAGCGCCGC GGTCACACTCTCTGCACTACCTCTTCATGGGCGCCTCACAGCCGGACCTGGGGCTTCCCCTCTTCGAGGCCTTGGGCTACGTGGACGACCAGCTGTTTGTGTCCTACGATCACAAGAGTCGCAGAGCAGAGCCCCGAGGCCAATGGGACTGGGGTGGGGCCGCCAGCCCACTTTGGCTGCAGCTGAGTCAGAGCCTGAAAGGGTGGGACCACATGTTCATCGTCGACTTCTGGACCATCATGGACAACCACAACCACAGCAAGG AGTCTCACACCCTGCAGGTGATCCTGGGTTGTGAAATGCAAGAGGACAACAGCACCGGTGGGTTCTGGAAGTATGGGTACGATGGGCAGAACCATCTTGAATTCTGCCCTGAGACACTGGACTGGAAAGCAGCAGAGCCCAGGGCATTGGCCACCAAGCTGGAATGGGAAGTGAACAAGATACGGGCCAAGCAGAACAGGGCCTACCTCCAGAAGGACTGCCCCGAGCACCTGCAGCAGTTgctggagctggggagagggattCTGGACCAGCAAG TGACCACTCTCCGGTGTCAGGCTCTGAACTTCTACCCGCCAAACATCACCATGAGGTGGTTGAAGGACAGGCAGCCATTGGATGCCAAGGACATCGAGCATAAGGACATGCTGCCCAATGGGGATGGGACCTACCAGAGCTGGATGGCTTTGGCTGTGCCCCCTGGGGAAGAGCACAGATACACCTGCCTGGTGGAGCACCCAGGCCTGGATCAGCCCTGCACTATTACGTGGG AGCCCTCGCCATCTGGCACCCTCGTCATTGGAGTCATCAGTGGGATTGCTGTTTGTGTCATCATCTTCCTTATTGGAATTCTGCTCAGAATCTTTAGGAAACGGCAGGCTTCGA GAGGAGCCACAGGGGACTACGTTTTAGCTGAATGTGAATGA
- the HFE gene encoding hereditary hemochromatosis protein isoform X4 → MGLQAPPALLLLIFLRTVATLGPAPRECGGCGRGGVRKPKLAFLAIGAGEGSHSLHYLFMGASQPDLGLPLFEALGYVDDQLFVSYDHKSRRAEPRGQWDWGGAASPLWLQLSQSLKGWDHMFIVDFWTIMDNHNHSKVTKLGVLPESHTLQVILGCEMQEDNSTGGFWKYGYDGQNHLEFCPETLDWKAAEPRALATKLEWEVNKIRAKQNRAYLQKDCPEHLQQLLELGRGILDQQVTTLRCQALNFYPPNITMRWLKDRQPLDAKDIEHKDMLPNGDGTYQSWMALAVPPGEEHRYTCLVEHPGLDQPCTITWEPSPSGTLVIGVISGIAVCVIIFLIGILLRIFRKRQASRGATGDYVLAECE, encoded by the exons ATGGGACTGCAAGCCCCGCCCGCGCTTCTCCTGCTGATCTTCCTACGGACCGTGGCCACTCTGGGACCAGCGCCGCGTGAGTGCGGTGGCTGCGGGCGCGGCGGGGTTAGAAAACCGAAACTAGCTTTCTTAGCGATTGGAGCTGGCGAAG GGTCACACTCTCTGCACTACCTCTTCATGGGCGCCTCACAGCCGGACCTGGGGCTTCCCCTCTTCGAGGCCTTGGGCTACGTGGACGACCAGCTGTTTGTGTCCTACGATCACAAGAGTCGCAGAGCAGAGCCCCGAGGCCAATGGGACTGGGGTGGGGCCGCCAGCCCACTTTGGCTGCAGCTGAGTCAGAGCCTGAAAGGGTGGGACCACATGTTCATCGTCGACTTCTGGACCATCATGGACAACCACAACCACAGCAAGG TAACAAAGCTGGGGGTGTTGCCAGAGTCTCACACCCTGCAGGTGATCCTGGGTTGTGAAATGCAAGAGGACAACAGCACCGGTGGGTTCTGGAAGTATGGGTACGATGGGCAGAACCATCTTGAATTCTGCCCTGAGACACTGGACTGGAAAGCAGCAGAGCCCAGGGCATTGGCCACCAAGCTGGAATGGGAAGTGAACAAGATACGGGCCAAGCAGAACAGGGCCTACCTCCAGAAGGACTGCCCCGAGCACCTGCAGCAGTTgctggagctggggagagggattCTGGACCAGCAAG TGACCACTCTCCGGTGTCAGGCTCTGAACTTCTACCCGCCAAACATCACCATGAGGTGGTTGAAGGACAGGCAGCCATTGGATGCCAAGGACATCGAGCATAAGGACATGCTGCCCAATGGGGATGGGACCTACCAGAGCTGGATGGCTTTGGCTGTGCCCCCTGGGGAAGAGCACAGATACACCTGCCTGGTGGAGCACCCAGGCCTGGATCAGCCCTGCACTATTACGTGGG AGCCCTCGCCATCTGGCACCCTCGTCATTGGAGTCATCAGTGGGATTGCTGTTTGTGTCATCATCTTCCTTATTGGAATTCTGCTCAGAATCTTTAGGAAACGGCAGGCTTCGA GAGGAGCCACAGGGGACTACGTTTTAGCTGAATGTGAATGA
- the HFE gene encoding hereditary hemochromatosis protein isoform X7, with protein sequence MGLQAPPALLLLIFLRTVATLGPAPRSHSLHYLFMGASQPDLGLPLFEALGYVDDQLFVSYDHKSRRAEPRGQWDWGGAASPLWLQLSQSLKGWDHMFIVDFWTIMDNHNHSKVTKLGVLPESHTLQVILGCEMQEDNSTGGFWKYGYDGQNHLEFCPETLDWKAAEPRALATKLEWEVNKIRAKQNRAYLQKDCPEHLQQLLELGRGILDQQVTTLRCQALNFYPPNITMRWLKDRQPLDAKDIEHKDMLPNGDGTYQSWMALAVPPGEEHRYTCLVEHPGLDQPCTITWEPSPSGTLVIGVISGIAVCVIIFLIGILLRIFRKRQASRGATGDYVLAECE encoded by the exons ATGGGACTGCAAGCCCCGCCCGCGCTTCTCCTGCTGATCTTCCTACGGACCGTGGCCACTCTGGGACCAGCGCCGC GGTCACACTCTCTGCACTACCTCTTCATGGGCGCCTCACAGCCGGACCTGGGGCTTCCCCTCTTCGAGGCCTTGGGCTACGTGGACGACCAGCTGTTTGTGTCCTACGATCACAAGAGTCGCAGAGCAGAGCCCCGAGGCCAATGGGACTGGGGTGGGGCCGCCAGCCCACTTTGGCTGCAGCTGAGTCAGAGCCTGAAAGGGTGGGACCACATGTTCATCGTCGACTTCTGGACCATCATGGACAACCACAACCACAGCAAGG TAACAAAGCTGGGGGTGTTGCCAGAGTCTCACACCCTGCAGGTGATCCTGGGTTGTGAAATGCAAGAGGACAACAGCACCGGTGGGTTCTGGAAGTATGGGTACGATGGGCAGAACCATCTTGAATTCTGCCCTGAGACACTGGACTGGAAAGCAGCAGAGCCCAGGGCATTGGCCACCAAGCTGGAATGGGAAGTGAACAAGATACGGGCCAAGCAGAACAGGGCCTACCTCCAGAAGGACTGCCCCGAGCACCTGCAGCAGTTgctggagctggggagagggattCTGGACCAGCAAG TGACCACTCTCCGGTGTCAGGCTCTGAACTTCTACCCGCCAAACATCACCATGAGGTGGTTGAAGGACAGGCAGCCATTGGATGCCAAGGACATCGAGCATAAGGACATGCTGCCCAATGGGGATGGGACCTACCAGAGCTGGATGGCTTTGGCTGTGCCCCCTGGGGAAGAGCACAGATACACCTGCCTGGTGGAGCACCCAGGCCTGGATCAGCCCTGCACTATTACGTGGG AGCCCTCGCCATCTGGCACCCTCGTCATTGGAGTCATCAGTGGGATTGCTGTTTGTGTCATCATCTTCCTTATTGGAATTCTGCTCAGAATCTTTAGGAAACGGCAGGCTTCGA GAGGAGCCACAGGGGACTACGTTTTAGCTGAATGTGAATGA
- the HFE gene encoding hereditary hemochromatosis protein isoform X2, with protein sequence MGLQAPPALLLLIFLRTVATLGPAPRECGGCGRGGVRKPKLAFLAIGAGEGSHSLHYLFMGASQPDLGLPLFEALGYVDDQLFVSYDHKSRRAEPRGQWDWGGAASPLWLQLSQSLKGWDHMFIVDFWTIMDNHNHSKVTKLGVLPESHTLQVILGCEMQEDNSTGGFWKYGYDGQNHLEFCPETLDWKAAEPRALATKLEWEVNKIRAKQNRAYLQKDCPEHLQQLLELGRGILDQQVPPLVKVTHHMASAVTTLRCQALNFYPPNITMRWLKDRQPLDAKDIEHKDMLPNGDGTYQSWMALAVPPGEEHRYTCLVEHPGLDQPCTITWEPSPSGTLVIGVISGIAVCVIIFLIGILLRIFRKRQASKSKSSRE encoded by the exons ATGGGACTGCAAGCCCCGCCCGCGCTTCTCCTGCTGATCTTCCTACGGACCGTGGCCACTCTGGGACCAGCGCCGCGTGAGTGCGGTGGCTGCGGGCGCGGCGGGGTTAGAAAACCGAAACTAGCTTTCTTAGCGATTGGAGCTGGCGAAG GGTCACACTCTCTGCACTACCTCTTCATGGGCGCCTCACAGCCGGACCTGGGGCTTCCCCTCTTCGAGGCCTTGGGCTACGTGGACGACCAGCTGTTTGTGTCCTACGATCACAAGAGTCGCAGAGCAGAGCCCCGAGGCCAATGGGACTGGGGTGGGGCCGCCAGCCCACTTTGGCTGCAGCTGAGTCAGAGCCTGAAAGGGTGGGACCACATGTTCATCGTCGACTTCTGGACCATCATGGACAACCACAACCACAGCAAGG TAACAAAGCTGGGGGTGTTGCCAGAGTCTCACACCCTGCAGGTGATCCTGGGTTGTGAAATGCAAGAGGACAACAGCACCGGTGGGTTCTGGAAGTATGGGTACGATGGGCAGAACCATCTTGAATTCTGCCCTGAGACACTGGACTGGAAAGCAGCAGAGCCCAGGGCATTGGCCACCAAGCTGGAATGGGAAGTGAACAAGATACGGGCCAAGCAGAACAGGGCCTACCTCCAGAAGGACTGCCCCGAGCACCTGCAGCAGTTgctggagctggggagagggattCTGGACCAGCAAG TGCCTCCTTTGGTGAAGGTGACTCATCACATGGCCTCTGCAGTGACCACTCTCCGGTGTCAGGCTCTGAACTTCTACCCGCCAAACATCACCATGAGGTGGTTGAAGGACAGGCAGCCATTGGATGCCAAGGACATCGAGCATAAGGACATGCTGCCCAATGGGGATGGGACCTACCAGAGCTGGATGGCTTTGGCTGTGCCCCCTGGGGAAGAGCACAGATACACCTGCCTGGTGGAGCACCCAGGCCTGGATCAGCCCTGCACTATTACGTGGG AGCCCTCGCCATCTGGCACCCTCGTCATTGGAGTCATCAGTGGGATTGCTGTTTGTGTCATCATCTTCCTTATTGGAATTCTGCTCAGAATCTTTAGGAAACGGCAGGCTTCGA AATCCAAATCTAGCAGAGAATGA